A region of the Bacillus sp. NP247 genome:
CAATAATTTTTATTACATCTATATTTGGTAGCGTTTGAAGCATAGATTGCTAAACCCTTTTTATTCTGCTATATAAACGATTTTATATTCCTTTAAATACAACTTCCGGATCATCAAGTTTACTATTCTGAAATACAACATCCGCACACTCTTTAGGATTATGCTCGTCTATATACATCTTACAAGCTGCATGATACCTATTCAAAAACATCTTCTCGGCTTCTTCATAACTCCCAAAAGCTTCTGTCTCTCTCTTTGCACCACGATTTCTCGCAATCTCGAAATCTGTATCTACAAAAATTTTATAATCAAATAAATGCTCAACGTCTTTTTTCAATAGAAATGTTCCATCTACTATTAACACCATATTTTGCAAGGCCACTAGCGGCACATTTTGTACAGGGATGTCCGTTTTTAAATTATGAGAAATCGTTTCATATTGTAAATTTCCGTTAGACCCTAAAGGCTTTAATAACCTTTCTTTGAAGGCTGTATAATCATGTGCATCTTCATAATACCCTCTTGCGGATTCTTTTCCTTGCGCGTATCGAATTGCTCTCGGATTATGAAAATCGTCAATACTAGCGCGTGTTACTTGTTCTCCACGATTTTTAAGTTCTTCTGCTAGTTCGTTAGCAAATGTTGTCTTTCCTGATGCCGTAATACCGCTTACTCCAACTCTTATTGGATGTGCTAAATTTAAAGTTAAAATATGATCTGCAATTTTTTTAATGCGTTGTTTTCGGCGCATGACATTCCCTCCCGCAACTCTGTTTACATAATATAATTATAATAAATAAACTTCATCACTGTTTGTCAGTAAGTCGATATATTTGAAAAATCGTTGATATATTTTTATTGAGTTACATATTCCTTACTTCCCTTTAAACCCCCGATACAAAGCAGTTCGTAACTCCTGCTTGTATTCCTCAATCTCTGGCATATCGAGCTCTTCTGCTAATCGGATGGCTAATTCAATATCATATGGTACTCGTACGAGTTGAATGGAAAAGCTCGCTGCTTCTTTTTCATTGTATGTTCCTTCAAAAATTAAATAGGAAGCTTGTGTAATTTCAAGTGGATTTCCTACGCTACCAGCATTACATAACGTTTTCCCCCTAAAATTTTGAATGTATGCTTGATGAACGTCACCGTAGCAAACGACATTTGGTTTTCTTTCTCCTTCTATATTCTCTGTCAAATCACTATTTTCAAACATACTAACACGCTCTTCTCTTGAAGCATGTGGTTGTATTCTTTCATATAAACTTCTCGGTGAAGCGTGGAACATACGAATCAGTTTGCCACTCATATAAAACTCGATTGAAAATGGTAAACTTCTTAAATACTCATTTTGTTCTTCTAATAATTGTTTTTGATGCCATTTTAACGCTTCAAATTCAGTCGGTTTTGTAATAAAATCATCCCAATTCCCCATAACAACTCCTTCACATTCTTTACGAACGATTTCAATTACTTCGCTAGAATGAGGACCTTTTCCTACTAAATCTCCAAGACAAATAATGCGCTCGATGCCTCTTAATTTAATATCTTGCAGCACAGATTCTAATGCTGGAATATTACCATGAATATCTGAAATTACCGCTATTTTATCCAAATGAATCCCTCCATTATTTATTGTTTATTATATCCACATGATATGATTGATACCATTTCGGAATATAAGATGAAAAATGATTATGATCTTCTATAATTCGGTTCAATCTTTCTTTCATATCCCCTACTAAGTGTGGCGTGCTTCGGTTTGTCCATACGATATCCGCTGGGAATGTCATCGCTGCATATAATGAATACAGTTTCCAAAAATGGAGTGACGGTTCACCTCCGCAATAACCGTGAACTTGACCAACCGCAAATGGTTTGCTTATTCTTGTAGTAAAAATCGCTACATTATAAAAATCGTGTATTGGATCGCCAAAATCATATCCACTAAAATCGATAACGATAAACTCCTTATTGTGAATCATACTATTTGCTGGGTGGTAATCATCGTGTAAAAATGTGATAGGTCGATTTTTCAATAAGTCTTTATGATTTTCTACAAAGGTTAATACTGGCTTCAAATCCAGAAAATTCACCTCATAATCTGCTAATGCCTCTATGTACCTTTCATACTTATTCCACCTAGATATTTCCCATTTATTACTTGCACTTTCTCTTTCTATCGAGTGAATTCTCTTTAATATTTCTCCTGCTTTTCTTCCTGCATTATACTGTTCTTCCACCGATAGCTTACTTAAGCTCTCTTCACCATTTACACCTTGGGTCCATTCAAATACTTGAACACATTTATTTAATCCCTCAAGTTTTATGAAATGAATTAACTTCGGCGTTGGAATATGTAATAACTCCAATTGTTTCATATACATATATTCTTCTTGTTTTCGTTCATAATTAGCAGAATCACACACTTTTACAAAATAAGTTTCTCGATTCTCTAGATCAATTTTATACTTCTCTTCGTGTGAAAAACCTTTTGTAATTGCTGTACATTTTACAATACGTGACCACTCTAGTTTTCTTTCTATCTCTCTTAACATTTCTTCCACAAAACTCACCTCTATCAATATACGAACAAACTACCTAACACTTCATGCTCTCGTTTATTTTCCCCTTTAAACTCCACTGCAAATGGATATTCGCCCTGGTTCTTCAGGCGATCTTGAACCAGCCCTTCCCCAATCGGTTCACAAAACTGCACATGAACATCACCAAACGATACACTTTGACACTCAGCATTCCATTCTTCATTTTGTATGATTGAATTTGCAGTTAGCTCCATTACTTCTTTCCATTTCCGCACTGTTTCTCGAACATTTTTCACCGTATAATGAATCGTTTCAATTTCTTGTACTTTATTTTTATGTTCAGTGATCGTCCCTATTTTACGTAAATCGTTTCTTCTTTCTTCATCCGTTTCATTCCACTGTATAAAGAATGGTA
Encoded here:
- a CDS encoding aminoglycoside phosphotransferase family protein, producing MEEMLREIERKLEWSRIVKCTAITKGFSHEEKYKIDLENRETYFVKVCDSANYERKQEEYMYMKQLELLHIPTPKLIHFIKLEGLNKCVQVFEWTQGVNGEESLSKLSVEEQYNAGRKAGEILKRIHSIERESASNKWEISRWNKYERYIEALADYEVNFLDLKPVLTFVENHKDLLKNRPITFLHDDYHPANSMIHNKEFIVIDFSGYDFGDPIHDFYNVAIFTTRISKPFAVGQVHGYCGGEPSLHFWKLYSLYAAMTFPADIVWTNRSTPHLVGDMKERLNRIIEDHNHFSSYIPKWYQSYHVDIINNK
- a CDS encoding metallophosphoesterase, with amino-acid sequence MDKIAVISDIHGNIPALESVLQDIKLRGIERIICLGDLVGKGPHSSEVIEIVRKECEGVVMGNWDDFITKPTEFEALKWHQKQLLEEQNEYLRSLPFSIEFYMSGKLIRMFHASPRSLYERIQPHASREERVSMFENSDLTENIEGERKPNVVCYGDVHQAYIQNFRGKTLCNAGSVGNPLEITQASYLIFEGTYNEKEAASFSIQLVRVPYDIELAIRLAEELDMPEIEEYKQELRTALYRGFKGK